Proteins found in one Apostichopus japonicus isolate 1M-3 chromosome 16, ASM3797524v1, whole genome shotgun sequence genomic segment:
- the LOC139983253 gene encoding uncharacterized protein isoform X2, which produces MKGYCIYILVLATYTNCLEPCPKECYCPGWRIFQCDGNLMNITKFPVLEHLDVGNLIIINTDISSLTSGEVILPFFPNLIAVALKFCNIRSINNLIFNATREVESLDIAYNYLTSVPVQSFQVLTQLTILDLSGNMITQVEAFSFSCCDKLMFIQLRENLITKARYEATDGLVELQTLQLSNNVFESFPFPTENEITFFVKSLHLVSNNILKLNVAVPTKFPTCSHLDLSSNYLIALDDYGLHGFPLLETLRAPRNNISFVGKSLFGDEPHGLQALVLHENDIREIPSMLLTRLPNLTTLSLAKNNISNIHNFAFEHNSYLKYINLDENNIHTCSPLALVGLDNLDTLRISFNKLSLLPIDFFQVNHDFGLYLRGNNWGCDCSMKFLYDWFLKTRFFHYHVDCDTPLELKDILFALTRTRAL; this is translated from the coding sequence ATGAAAGGGTATTGCATTTACATCCTGGTCTTGGCGACGTATACAAACTGCCTAGAACCTTGCCCAAAGGAATGCTATTGTCCTGGATGGCGTATCTTTCAGTGTGATGGAAATCTCATGAACATCACCAAATTCCCTGTGTTAGAACACTTGGATGTGGGAAACCTTATCATTATCAACACCGATATTTCAAGTTTAACGAGTGGAGAAGTCATTCTGCCTTTTTTCCCAAACCTTATAGCCGTTGCTCTGAAATTCTGCAACATTAGATcaatcaataatttaattttcaatgcCACGCGAGAGGTTGAAAGTTTGGACATAGCTTACAACTATCTCACATCGGTGCCTGTTCAAAGTTTTCAAGTTCTTACGCAATTGACCATCCTTGACCTAAGtggaaacatgataactcaagtgGAGGCCTTCTCGTTTTCGTGCTGTGATAAACTGATGTTTATTCAACTTCGCGAAAATTTGATAACGAAAGCACGCTATGAAGCTACAGACGGACTGGTTGAACTTCAGACGTTACAATTGTCGAACAACGTATTCGAAAGTTTTCCATTTCCGACAGAAAACGAgattactttctttgtaaaaagTCTGCATTTAGTAtcaaataacattttgaaattaaacgtTGCGGTTCCTACCAAATTCCCAACTTGTTCGCATCTCGATTTATCAagtaattatttaattgcattagACGACTACGGATTGCACGGTTTCCCTCTTCTGGAAACGCTGAGAGCTCCAcgaaataatatttcttttgttgGAAAATCTCTTTTCGGAGACGAACCACATGGCCTTCAGGCGTTAGTTTTGCACGAAAATGACATACGTGAGATACCATCGATGCTCTTGACCAGACTACCCAACCTAACGACTCTTTCACTTGCAAAGAACAACATTTCTAATATCCACAATTTTGCATTTGAGCATAATTCTTACTTGAAGTACATCAATCTAGATGAGAATAATATTCATACGTGTTCGCCATTGGCTTTAGTTGGTTTGGACAATCTTGACACCCTGCGTATTTCTTTCAACAAGTTATCTCTCCTACCGATCGATTTTTTCCAGGTTAATCATGACTTTGGACTTTATTTACGTGGGAACAATTGGGGATGTGACTGCTCAATGAAATTTCTATATGATTGGTTTCTAAAGACAAGGTTTTTCCATTACCATGTGGACTGTGACACACCATTAGAATTGAAAG
- the LOC139983253 gene encoding leucine-rich repeat transmembrane protein FLRT3-like isoform X1, translating to MKGYCIYILVLATYTNCLEPCPKECYCPGWRIFQCDGNLMNITKFPVLEHLDVGNLIIINTDISSLTSGEVILPFFPNLIAVALKFCNIRSINNLIFNATREVESLDIAYNYLTSVPVQSFQVLTQLTILDLSGNMITQVEAFSFSCCDKLMFIQLRENLITKARYEATDGLVELQTLQLSNNVFESFPFPTENEITFFVKSLHLVSNNILKLNVAVPTKFPTCSHLDLSSNYLIALDDYGLHGFPLLETLRAPRNNISFVGKSLFGDEPHGLQALVLHENDIREIPSMLLTRLPNLTTLSLAKNNISNIHNFAFEHNSYLKYINLDENNIHTCSPLALVGLDNLDTLRISFNKLSLLPIDFFQVNHDFGLYLRGNNWGCDCSMKFLYDWFLKTRFFHYHVDCDTPLELKGKNLLELELKDFCTDGDVSTQSMAASTVLNTRMFVLQTELIGILFMVLVIVTIVLCLFKWSSRNN from the coding sequence ATGAAAGGGTATTGCATTTACATCCTGGTCTTGGCGACGTATACAAACTGCCTAGAACCTTGCCCAAAGGAATGCTATTGTCCTGGATGGCGTATCTTTCAGTGTGATGGAAATCTCATGAACATCACCAAATTCCCTGTGTTAGAACACTTGGATGTGGGAAACCTTATCATTATCAACACCGATATTTCAAGTTTAACGAGTGGAGAAGTCATTCTGCCTTTTTTCCCAAACCTTATAGCCGTTGCTCTGAAATTCTGCAACATTAGATcaatcaataatttaattttcaatgcCACGCGAGAGGTTGAAAGTTTGGACATAGCTTACAACTATCTCACATCGGTGCCTGTTCAAAGTTTTCAAGTTCTTACGCAATTGACCATCCTTGACCTAAGtggaaacatgataactcaagtgGAGGCCTTCTCGTTTTCGTGCTGTGATAAACTGATGTTTATTCAACTTCGCGAAAATTTGATAACGAAAGCACGCTATGAAGCTACAGACGGACTGGTTGAACTTCAGACGTTACAATTGTCGAACAACGTATTCGAAAGTTTTCCATTTCCGACAGAAAACGAgattactttctttgtaaaaagTCTGCATTTAGTAtcaaataacattttgaaattaaacgtTGCGGTTCCTACCAAATTCCCAACTTGTTCGCATCTCGATTTATCAagtaattatttaattgcattagACGACTACGGATTGCACGGTTTCCCTCTTCTGGAAACGCTGAGAGCTCCAcgaaataatatttcttttgttgGAAAATCTCTTTTCGGAGACGAACCACATGGCCTTCAGGCGTTAGTTTTGCACGAAAATGACATACGTGAGATACCATCGATGCTCTTGACCAGACTACCCAACCTAACGACTCTTTCACTTGCAAAGAACAACATTTCTAATATCCACAATTTTGCATTTGAGCATAATTCTTACTTGAAGTACATCAATCTAGATGAGAATAATATTCATACGTGTTCGCCATTGGCTTTAGTTGGTTTGGACAATCTTGACACCCTGCGTATTTCTTTCAACAAGTTATCTCTCCTACCGATCGATTTTTTCCAGGTTAATCATGACTTTGGACTTTATTTACGTGGGAACAATTGGGGATGTGACTGCTCAATGAAATTTCTATATGATTGGTTTCTAAAGACAAGGTTTTTCCATTACCATGTGGACTGTGACACACCATTAGAATTGAAAGGTAAGAACTTATTGGAGTTAGAATTAAAAGATTTTTGTACCGACGGTGATGTTTCCACGCAATCTATGGCTGCTTCTACGGTGCTAAATACAAGAATGTTTGTGTTGCAGACTGAATTGATTGGCATATTATTTATGGTATTGGTTATTGTAACAATTGTTTTGTGCCTCTTCAAATGGTCTTCTCGAAACAACTAA